GAGTCTGATCATCGCCCAGATCGCCCGAGATGTGGTGGAACTCTGGAATGGGCGGATTCTCATCCTCGCCCATGTCAAGGAGCTGCTCGATCAGGCCGTCGACAAACTGGTTGCGGTGGCGCCGGGGCTGTGGCACTGCATCGGCCTCTACTCCGCAGGTCTGGGCAGCCGCGACACCGATCACCCGATCATCGTCGGCGGCATTCAGAGTGTGTTCCGTCGGGCGCGCGATCTGGGGCGGTTCGATCTCATCCTCATCGACGAAGCCCATCTCATCCCGCCCGATGGCGAGGGGATGTACCGGCAGTTCCTCGACGACGCGAGGGCGGTCAATCCGAATGTGCGCGTCATCGGTTTGACCGCGACGCCGTTTCGGATGAAGTCGGGTTCGATCTGCTCGCCGGAGAACATCCTCAACGAGATCTGCTACGAGATCGGGGTGCGCGAGCTCATCGTGCAGGGCTTCCTGTGCCCGCTTCGCACCAAGGCCGGTGCCGAGCGAGTGGACTTTGGCGGGCTCCATGTCCGTGGTGGCGAGTTCGTCGCCGGTGAGGTTGAGGACCTCATGGACGAGGAGCGACTCGTCCATGCCGCCTGCGCTGAAATCGTCGAGCAAACAACCGACCGTCGATCCGTGCTCATCTTCGCCTCGGGCGTGAAGCACGGCGAGCACATCGTGCGCCGGCTCAATGACGCGCATGGCTTCGAATGCGGATTCGTGACTGGCGATACCCAGTCGGACGAGCGCGATCGATTGCTCGAGCGATTCCGCGCTGGCGCTCTGAAGTACCTGTGCAACGTGAACGTTCTCACCACCGGCTTTGATGCGCCCAACGTCGACTGCGTGGCTCTGGTGCGTCCCACGAAATCACCGGGGCTC
This sequence is a window from Phycisphaerales bacterium. Protein-coding genes within it:
- a CDS encoding DEAD/DEAH box helicase family protein produces the protein MNLRDYQREAVEAVYRHLREHETNPCVVCPTGAGKSLIIAQIARDVVELWNGRILILAHVKELLDQAVDKLVAVAPGLWHCIGLYSAGLGSRDTDHPIIVGGIQSVFRRARDLGRFDLILIDEAHLIPPDGEGMYRQFLDDARAVNPNVRVIGLTATPFRMKSGSICSPENILNEICYEIGVRELIVQGFLCPLRTKAGAERVDFGGLHVRGGEFVAGEVEDLMDEERLVHAACAEIVEQTTDRRSVLIFASGVKHGEHIVRRLNDAHGFECGFVTGDTQSDERDRLLERFRAGALKYLCNVNVLTTGFDAPNVDCVALVRPTKSPGLYYQMVGRGFRLHPGKADCLVLDFGGNVLRHGPVDQIRISDPNSAGNGEAPAKECPACRALIHAAYSICPDCGFAFPPPESRHLETQASSDGILSDQVTRTEYEVGEISYHVHFKRNDPSAAPTMRVDYRCGLATSFSEWVCFEHTGYARQKAEQWWRRRSNEPVPDDVDEAVDLARSGALTPTLAITVERKPGEKYDRIVSHVLGARPPRIDTDEGAAEYARICDDEVPF